CACGATCGGAACGAAAAAAAGGGCGTGCACTCCTGCACGCCCAAAGGGGCACCGGTAAACCGGTCGCATATGAAAGTGCCGGGTCTTGCCCGGCGTCGGCTTTACGCCGGCGTGTTCTGCCAGCCGCCGCCCAGGGCGCGGACAAGTCCGACCGTCGCCTGGTACTGCGCGGCTTGCACCTGCAGCGCCGCGCGGCGGTTGCGCAGCTCGCTGCGGCGCGCGTCGAGCAGGTCAAGCTGGCTGACCAGCCCGTTGCGGTAGCGCGAGTCCGACAGCGCCGTCGCACGCGTCGACGACTGCACCGCCTGGCCCTGCACTTCCGCCTGCTGCGACAGGGTCTGCAGACCGACCAGCGAGTCCTCGACCTCGCGCAGCGCCTGCAGCAGCTGCTGCCGGTAGCTCGACATCGCGAGATCCAGGCCCGCCTTCGCCGACTCCACGCCCGCCTTGCGGCGGCCGCCGTCGAAGATCGGCAGCGACAGCAGCGCGTCGACCGACCACGCGCGCGCCGACCAGCGGAACACGTCGCTCAACTCCGGCGACGCGTAGCCGCCGTTGGCCGTCAGCGTCAGGCTCGGGAACCACGCAGCCTGCGCCACGCCCACCCGCGACTGCGCCGCCAGCAGGCTGCGCTGCGACGCGGCCACGTCCGGACGACGCGCCAGCACCGTGCTCGGCAGACCCGATGGAATCGAAGGCAGCGGCGCGAGCGCCGTGTCTTCCGCCACCTTGAAGCCCGAGGCGGGCTCGCCCAGCAGCACCGACAGCGCGTTCTCCAGCTCGGCACGACGGCGGTCGAGGCTGATCGCCTCGGCCTCGGTCGAAGCGACCTCCGTCTGCACGCGCGCCAGATCCAGCTCGGCGACGTCGCCCGCTTGATAACGACGCTGCGTCAGCGACAGCGTCTCGCGGTAGGCCGCGACCGTGTCGCGCACTAGTCGGCGTTCCTGGTCGGCGAAGCGCAGCGCCAGGTAGGTCTGCGCCACATCCGCTTGCACCATCAGCCGCGTCGACTGCAGCAGCGCTTCACGCGACTGCGCGTCCAGCGAAGCCGCACGCGTCGCTTCCGACAAGCGACCCGACAGGTCGACTTCCCAGCTCGCGCCCAGGCCGGCGTTGTAGATCGTCGTGGCGGCCGGGCCCTGGCCCGCTACCGTGCCGCGCGTGGCACCGGCGCTGGCGCCGACCTGCGGCAGGCGATCCGCATTCGTGCTGCGCAGCAGCGCGCGCGCTTGCGCCAGTCGCGCCGCCGCGCCTTGCAGGTCGTTGTTGTTGACCAGCGAGCGGCGGATCAGGTCATTCAGCGTCGCATCGCCGAACGCCAGCCACCAGTCGCCGCGCGGCTCGGCATCGGCGGGCGGGGCCACCGCCCAGCGCGCCTCGCCGACCGTTGCGGTCGCCTGCGACTTGAAGGCCGTCGGCGTCGCCGGCAGGCGCGACTCATCGATCGGCGGCGGTGTCGCGCAACCGGCCAGCACCAGGGCCGCCAGCAGCGTCGTCATCATCAGTTTCGTTGTCATGGCTCGAATCCTTTATTCGTGCTCGTGGCGCGGCGCGGCCGGATGCGGACGGGCGTTGCCGCCCGGGCCGAAGTCGTGACCCTCGCCCTGCGCGGGCTGCACGAAGGCCTCGACGTCATGCGGCACCTCGCCGTGCTGCTTCAGCGGCTTGTTGCCGGTCAGGCGACGCACCACCACGTAGAACACCGGCGTCAGGAACAGGCCGAAAGCCGTCACGCCGATCATCCCGGCGAACACCGCCACGCCCATCGCGTTGCGCATCTCGGCGCCCGCGCCCGTGGCCAGCACCAGCGGCAGCACCCCCATCACGAAGGCCATCGACGTCATCAGGATCGGA
This genomic stretch from Mitsuaria sp. 7 harbors:
- a CDS encoding efflux transporter outer membrane subunit — translated: MTTKLMMTTLLAALVLAGCATPPPIDESRLPATPTAFKSQATATVGEARWAVAPPADAEPRGDWWLAFGDATLNDLIRRSLVNNNDLQGAAARLAQARALLRSTNADRLPQVGASAGATRGTVAGQGPAATTIYNAGLGASWEVDLSGRLSEATRAASLDAQSREALLQSTRLMVQADVAQTYLALRFADQERRLVRDTVAAYRETLSLTQRRYQAGDVAELDLARVQTEVASTEAEAISLDRRRAELENALSVLLGEPASGFKVAEDTALAPLPSIPSGLPSTVLARRPDVAASQRSLLAAQSRVGVAQAAWFPSLTLTANGGYASPELSDVFRWSARAWSVDALLSLPIFDGGRRKAGVESAKAGLDLAMSSYRQQLLQALREVEDSLVGLQTLSQQAEVQGQAVQSSTRATALSDSRYRNGLVSQLDLLDARRSELRNRRAALQVQAAQYQATVGLVRALGGGWQNTPA